Proteins encoded in a region of the Scrofimicrobium sp. R131 genome:
- a CDS encoding hemolysin family protein: MSPWWGLGLTVVFLAINAFFVGAEFAVTSSRRSQIEPLVAEGRRGSAQALYALEHVSLMLAICQLGITVMSTSLGVIAEPALAHLLAVPLEALGASSVTVHAISFVLALLIVLYLHVVFGEMVPKNISIANPQKLLLWLAPPLVTIGHVIRPLVVAMDKTANWFLRRFHIEPSAEISATFTVEEVANIVQISQEEGKLTDELGLLTGTLEFSAEQARGVMVPLESLTTVQDTCTPAELERAVAQTGYSRFPVERGGQIIGYVHVKDVLYADEETREQVIPEWRIRPLIRLEADEEIEEVLRQMQKSGTHMAAVVPDLDTESEDLLGLIFLEDVLELLVGEVRDSLQRTIGPPA, encoded by the coding sequence ATGAGCCCGTGGTGGGGCCTGGGCCTAACCGTAGTGTTCCTGGCCATCAACGCTTTCTTTGTCGGCGCCGAGTTCGCCGTCACCAGCTCCCGACGTTCCCAAATTGAACCGCTGGTCGCCGAGGGGCGGCGCGGATCGGCGCAGGCGCTCTATGCCCTCGAACACGTGTCCCTGATGCTGGCCATTTGCCAGCTGGGGATCACCGTCATGTCGACTTCGCTGGGCGTTATTGCCGAGCCGGCCCTGGCTCACCTGCTGGCCGTTCCCCTGGAAGCCCTGGGCGCCTCGTCGGTCACGGTCCACGCGATTTCGTTCGTGCTGGCCCTGCTGATCGTTCTCTACCTGCACGTGGTCTTCGGTGAAATGGTGCCGAAGAACATTTCGATTGCGAACCCGCAGAAGCTGCTGCTGTGGTTGGCGCCTCCGCTGGTGACGATTGGCCACGTGATCCGCCCGCTGGTGGTAGCGATGGACAAGACCGCCAACTGGTTCCTCCGCCGGTTCCACATTGAGCCCAGTGCGGAAATTTCTGCCACCTTCACGGTGGAAGAGGTAGCCAACATCGTGCAGATCTCCCAGGAGGAAGGCAAGCTGACCGACGAACTTGGGCTGCTGACCGGGACCCTGGAGTTCTCGGCCGAACAGGCCCGCGGGGTGATGGTCCCGTTGGAATCTTTAACCACCGTCCAGGACACCTGCACGCCGGCCGAGTTGGAACGGGCGGTCGCTCAGACCGGCTACTCCCGGTTCCCGGTGGAGCGCGGCGGCCAGATCATCGGGTACGTCCACGTGAAGGACGTCCTCTACGCCGACGAGGAAACCCGCGAACAGGTCATCCCCGAATGGCGAATCCGGCCGCTGATCCGGCTGGAAGCCGACGAGGAGATCGAAGAGGTTCTGCGCCAGATGCAAAAGTCCGGGACCCACATGGCGGCCGTCGTGCCCGATCTGGACACTGAGAGCGAGGACCTGCTCGGCCTGATCTTCCTGGAGGACGTGCTGGAGCTACTGGTGGGCGAAGTTCGAGACAGTCTGCAGCGGACCATTGGTCCGCCCGCCTAG
- a CDS encoding M23 family metallopeptidase, with protein sequence MTASEQPQCPLPSRRQVHAPAHRPARPSRKPQVMLGVVALTVPLVGFASAAQKDPGTEKVLGNFGGHEDWGNAESISDELLAVPAAASRAKVRTPIEVCVAADQSADGARQVLQRSNTIWPLQEGSFTVASEFSWRVSPISGELLQHEGVDLAAASDTPIYAAMDGIVTEVGYNDRSGNYIELTHETDDGIYHTYYMHQWAENILVTEGQAVTAGEQIGGVGSTGWSTGPHLHFEVRTAADEPVDPVEWLAAHDAVYLGEACQ encoded by the coding sequence GTGACAGCAAGTGAACAGCCGCAGTGCCCGCTGCCCTCTCGGCGGCAGGTGCACGCTCCTGCTCACCGTCCCGCTCGTCCTTCCCGCAAACCCCAGGTAATGCTCGGGGTGGTTGCGCTCACCGTTCCCCTGGTTGGCTTCGCTTCTGCAGCGCAAAAGGACCCGGGAACCGAGAAGGTGCTGGGGAACTTCGGGGGGCATGAGGACTGGGGCAACGCCGAGTCGATCTCAGATGAGTTGCTGGCGGTCCCGGCCGCCGCCTCGCGCGCCAAAGTGCGAACCCCGATCGAAGTGTGCGTCGCCGCCGATCAGTCGGCCGACGGGGCGCGCCAAGTCCTGCAGCGATCAAACACGATCTGGCCCCTGCAGGAGGGGTCCTTCACCGTGGCTTCCGAGTTCAGCTGGCGCGTTTCGCCCATCTCGGGGGAGTTGTTGCAGCACGAGGGGGTCGACCTGGCCGCCGCGTCAGACACACCCATCTATGCCGCCATGGACGGAATCGTCACCGAGGTGGGTTACAACGACCGCTCCGGCAACTACATTGAGTTGACCCACGAGACTGACGACGGCATCTACCACACCTACTACATGCACCAGTGGGCGGAAAACATCCTGGTAACTGAGGGTCAGGCCGTCACCGCGGGTGAGCAAATCGGGGGCGTCGGCTCGACCGGATGGTCGACCGGGCCCCACCTGCATTTTGAGGTGCGAACGGCCGCCGACGAGCCGGTGGATCCGGTTGAGTGGCTGGCCGCTCACGACGCTGTCTATCTGGGGGAGGCGTGCCAGTGA
- a CDS encoding glycerophosphodiester phosphodiesterase, whose translation MPVIPVAANPYPHIFAHRGGADEAPENTLSAFRQAQSLGVRYLETDAQLTADGVVVLSHDEVVDRCYDGTGPISSFTWDELSKLRNSAGEAMPRLDEALAEFPDLYFNIDAKTDEVAEPLLETLTEAGALGRSLIASFSEKRLNRIRELGGEELSTSLGVAAVVRLMLAAETVSAAETWRVDGPGRSVRAVQVPEKTRGIRVVNPRFIATAHTAGLAVHVWTVNEPAAMVRLLDWGVDGIVTDRPTMLREILRVRGQWSE comes from the coding sequence GTGCCAGTGATCCCGGTGGCTGCCAACCCGTATCCGCACATTTTTGCGCACCGGGGAGGGGCGGACGAAGCCCCGGAAAACACTCTGAGCGCGTTTCGCCAGGCCCAGAGCCTCGGGGTGCGCTACCTGGAGACGGATGCCCAGCTGACGGCCGACGGGGTCGTGGTCCTCAGCCATGACGAGGTGGTGGACCGATGCTACGACGGGACCGGCCCGATTAGCTCCTTCACCTGGGATGAACTGTCCAAGCTGCGAAACTCCGCCGGGGAAGCCATGCCCCGTCTCGACGAGGCGCTGGCCGAGTTTCCGGACCTGTACTTCAACATTGATGCCAAGACCGACGAGGTGGCCGAGCCGTTGCTGGAGACGCTCACCGAGGCCGGGGCCCTTGGTCGCTCTTTGATCGCCTCCTTCTCGGAGAAACGGCTGAACCGGATTCGTGAGCTGGGAGGAGAGGAACTCTCCACCTCGCTCGGGGTTGCGGCAGTGGTCCGACTGATGCTGGCGGCCGAGACTGTGTCCGCGGCTGAGACCTGGCGAGTCGACGGTCCAGGCCGCTCCGTCCGCGCCGTGCAGGTGCCGGAGAAGACCAGGGGGATCCGGGTGGTCAATCCCAGGTTTATTGCGACCGCTCACACAGCCGGGCTGGCAGTGCACGTTTGGACCGTGAACGAGCCGGCCGCCATGGTTCGACTGTTGGACTGGGGCGTGGACGGGATTGTTACCGACCGGCCCACGATGCTGCGCGAGATCCTGCGGGTCCGCGGCCAGTGGTCCGAGTAG
- a CDS encoding biotin transporter BioY, with protein sequence MNSVVRARVQVNSLVRSAAAVVGGVAALTLLSQVTIPLPFTPVPLSLGTLGAMLLGVFLGSKRGVAAAALYAVLGMVGAPVFAGWSSGVMIVSFGYVLGYVAAAGLMGLWMERARHGGYFSALGATLGSSVIIYLFGLGWMMGMFAMPLEQALALGVVPFLVGDALKSLVIAGTARALKGRRIPW encoded by the coding sequence ATGAATTCAGTAGTCCGTGCTCGCGTTCAAGTGAACTCGCTAGTCCGTAGTGCCGCAGCTGTTGTGGGTGGAGTCGCCGCTCTGACGCTGCTGTCGCAAGTCACCATCCCGCTGCCCTTTACCCCCGTCCCACTGTCCCTCGGGACGCTCGGGGCGATGCTGCTGGGGGTCTTCCTTGGATCCAAGCGAGGAGTCGCCGCCGCGGCTCTGTACGCGGTCCTGGGAATGGTCGGAGCCCCGGTCTTTGCCGGATGGAGTTCCGGCGTGATGATTGTCTCTTTTGGTTACGTGCTGGGCTATGTGGCTGCCGCCGGCCTAATGGGTCTTTGGATGGAACGCGCCCGCCACGGGGGTTACTTCTCCGCCCTGGGGGCAACCTTGGGAAGCAGCGTAATTATCTATCTTTTCGGCCTTGGCTGGATGATGGGGATGTTCGCCATGCCGCTGGAACAGGCCCTGGCCCTGGGGGTCGTGCCGTTCCTGGTGGGCGATGCGCTCAAGTCTTTGGTGATCGCCGGCACTGCCCGCGCGCTCAAGGGACGTCGCATTCCCTGGTAG
- a CDS encoding ABC transporter substrate-binding protein: MKIKQAAIGIVGASLALGLAGCGGSNSGDQSGASGGKSGSSERANQMYTWVSNESDREQWETFISGVQENGDPDFSITLEGPTFQEYWTLAKTRMAASDAPCILTTQAARAQELGSLLAPLDDLAKEAGLDLGQYNQAMMQGMTVDGTVRAIPYDAEPMLMYFNRDMFKAAGLEDPSVNYTTEQFISDAKALTDGDVYGTSVGPDLTYPYLPFSFANGHAPVKEGELDLTNPDFVKDVQQVMDMVSVDGISSAPNPSDNDEVSRQNFLAGKIGIIVDGPWFYSTIKDGASFDVGIAVPPSNSGDSIGLIQGSGFGIAESCPDKEAAFANIMKMTTPEVVGYVGEHRGTVPSIDSALDAWATGKPEADVEVVKALLANGLPLVTTPTWNQVVTQFQQYSPEGARGDRTAQDILESIEKSVG, translated from the coding sequence ATGAAGATCAAGCAAGCAGCAATAGGAATTGTTGGGGCCAGTTTGGCCCTTGGGCTGGCCGGCTGTGGTGGCTCCAACTCGGGAGACCAATCGGGTGCGTCGGGCGGCAAATCGGGTAGCTCGGAGCGAGCCAACCAGATGTACACCTGGGTCTCGAACGAATCGGACCGCGAGCAGTGGGAGACGTTTATCTCCGGGGTGCAAGAGAACGGCGATCCCGACTTCTCCATCACGTTGGAAGGCCCTACCTTCCAGGAATACTGGACGTTGGCAAAGACGAGAATGGCCGCGTCAGATGCACCTTGTATCCTCACCACCCAGGCCGCCCGGGCACAGGAGCTGGGATCCCTCCTGGCACCTCTTGACGATCTGGCCAAGGAAGCAGGGCTTGATTTGGGTCAGTACAACCAAGCCATGATGCAGGGGATGACGGTGGATGGGACAGTTCGCGCTATTCCTTACGATGCTGAGCCCATGCTGATGTACTTCAACCGGGACATGTTCAAGGCTGCTGGACTCGAGGACCCTAGCGTCAACTACACCACCGAGCAGTTCATCTCGGATGCCAAAGCGCTGACTGACGGGGATGTCTACGGCACGTCGGTCGGACCGGACCTAACCTACCCATACCTGCCATTCTCCTTCGCCAATGGACATGCGCCGGTGAAAGAGGGTGAACTGGACCTGACGAATCCGGACTTCGTCAAGGATGTACAGCAGGTCATGGACATGGTTTCGGTGGATGGGATCTCAAGTGCGCCCAACCCGTCGGACAACGATGAGGTGTCGCGCCAGAACTTCCTGGCCGGCAAGATTGGGATCATCGTCGACGGGCCGTGGTTCTACTCGACCATCAAAGATGGAGCTAGTTTTGACGTCGGGATTGCCGTGCCTCCATCAAACTCCGGTGACTCAATTGGCCTGATCCAAGGTTCCGGGTTTGGCATTGCCGAAAGCTGCCCGGACAAGGAAGCTGCCTTCGCCAACATCATGAAGATGACCACTCCTGAGGTGGTTGGGTATGTGGGTGAGCACCGGGGGACCGTACCTTCGATCGACTCGGCACTCGACGCCTGGGCAACCGGAAAACCCGAAGCCGATGTCGAGGTGGTGAAAGCGCTCCTGGCCAATGGCCTCCCGCTGGTTACCACCCCCACCTGGAATCAGGTGGTTACCCAGTTCCAGCAGTATTCACCTGAAGGAGCCCGAGGGGATCGCACTGCTCAGGATATCCTCGAGTCCATTGAAAAGTCGGTTGGCTAG
- a CDS encoding sugar ABC transporter permease, producing the protein MTAQSKAVPKVELPAKPAGNSTRRERILALFHLFPGMAGFLVFIVIPLIGSLVISLYKWPLYGEREFVGIENYTHLLGGGDPVFYTVLLNTAIFAIGYTALNLVLCTGIAVWLHSLPTWAPFFRVLFFIPVVTPMVANALIWRLMLQDNGVVNSVLAKIGIEGPSWLGSGGWAMAALIMMSLWQGVGYNIVVLAAGLNNINPSVIEAARLDGTGTWKRFWRITFPMLSPSLFFASVMTVIGGFKVFTQPYMLTKGGPGDATNTLVLSLYRSGFSYDKLGLASSMAWVLFVIVMVFTALQFLGQKKWVNYDN; encoded by the coding sequence ATGACGGCTCAAAGTAAGGCCGTCCCGAAGGTGGAATTGCCGGCAAAACCGGCCGGCAACTCCACCCGCCGGGAACGGATACTGGCGCTTTTTCACCTGTTCCCTGGGATGGCGGGGTTTCTAGTCTTTATTGTGATCCCGCTGATCGGGTCTCTGGTGATCAGCCTGTACAAGTGGCCCCTGTACGGAGAGCGCGAGTTTGTTGGCATTGAAAACTACACCCACCTCCTTGGGGGCGGGGATCCGGTCTTCTACACGGTGTTGCTGAACACCGCCATCTTTGCCATTGGCTACACCGCACTGAACTTGGTGCTGTGCACCGGTATTGCCGTGTGGCTCCATTCACTGCCCACGTGGGCACCTTTTTTTCGGGTTCTATTCTTCATTCCTGTTGTCACTCCGATGGTGGCCAACGCTCTCATTTGGAGGTTGATGCTGCAGGACAACGGGGTGGTGAACTCAGTCCTAGCCAAGATTGGGATCGAGGGCCCATCCTGGCTTGGTTCCGGAGGCTGGGCGATGGCGGCCCTGATCATGATGTCGCTTTGGCAGGGGGTTGGCTACAACATTGTGGTCCTAGCAGCAGGGCTCAACAACATCAACCCTTCAGTAATCGAGGCAGCCCGCCTCGATGGGACCGGCACATGGAAGCGGTTCTGGAGAATCACCTTCCCGATGCTTTCTCCGTCCCTGTTTTTCGCCAGCGTGATGACGGTAATTGGTGGGTTCAAAGTGTTCACCCAGCCCTACATGTTGACGAAAGGCGGTCCGGGCGATGCAACCAACACGCTGGTTCTCTCCCTTTACCGCTCGGGGTTCTCCTACGACAAGCTCGGCCTTGCTTCCTCGATGGCCTGGGTGCTTTTCGTTATCGTGATGGTCTTCACCGCCCTGCAGTTCTTGGGCCAAAAGAAGTGGGTGAACTATGACAACTAG
- a CDS encoding carbohydrate ABC transporter permease: MTTSLSETRISTASVDPVPIRHKHSIGTVVSKTLLAIFGFVFFIPFIWMFLTSLKPSMEVLLGGADPFGSSIVWSNYQNVFTSIPFGRILLNTFFIAGVGAGIAVLVSVLNAYAFARLKFPGRSVLFFILVATLMLPVEVLVIPLFIGANELGMINTYSAVILPFAFGAFGTFLLREFLLSLPADYEEAARIDGASQFQLLWHVIVPLLRGPISIVGAFAFIDYWNNFLWPLIIITDPSKAPLQLGLSMFSGERGTDWGPLMAACSVAVLASLVIVILMQRQLAKGINIGGFGGK; this comes from the coding sequence ATGACAACTAGTCTGTCTGAAACGCGTATCTCCACCGCGTCTGTCGATCCGGTTCCGATCCGCCACAAGCACTCAATTGGGACTGTCGTTAGCAAGACCCTCCTAGCCATCTTTGGGTTCGTCTTCTTCATTCCATTTATCTGGATGTTCCTTACTTCCCTAAAGCCGTCCATGGAGGTGTTGCTGGGTGGCGCCGACCCGTTCGGCTCTTCGATCGTCTGGAGCAACTACCAGAACGTGTTTACGTCGATACCATTTGGTCGGATCCTGCTGAACACCTTCTTTATCGCCGGGGTTGGCGCTGGGATTGCCGTCCTCGTATCAGTGTTGAACGCCTATGCGTTCGCGCGACTGAAGTTCCCTGGGCGCAGCGTGTTGTTCTTCATCCTGGTGGCAACCCTGATGTTGCCGGTGGAAGTGTTGGTGATCCCGCTCTTCATCGGAGCCAACGAGTTGGGGATGATCAACACCTACTCAGCGGTGATCCTTCCCTTCGCGTTTGGAGCCTTCGGGACGTTCCTGCTCAGGGAGTTCCTGCTGTCGCTCCCGGCTGACTATGAGGAAGCAGCCCGAATCGATGGGGCCTCGCAGTTTCAGTTGCTGTGGCACGTGATTGTGCCGCTGCTTCGCGGGCCCATTTCAATTGTTGGAGCCTTCGCGTTCATCGACTACTGGAACAACTTCCTCTGGCCGTTGATTATTATCACCGACCCGAGCAAGGCCCCGCTGCAACTTGGGTTGTCCATGTTCTCAGGCGAACGAGGGACCGATTGGGGCCCGCTGATGGCGGCCTGTTCGGTTGCGGTGCTGGCCAGCCTCGTGATCGTCATTTTGATGCAGCGCCAACTGGCAAAAGGAATCAACATTGGAGGTTTTGGTGGCAAATGA
- a CDS encoding alpha-L-fucosidase yields MANEQMASGAEAERWAALKHPLPDWFNRTKLGYFIHWGPYSVPAWGEPIAELGTIPPGEWYTHNPYAEWYYNTIRIPGSPAQQHHQEVYGGAPYDDFLDQWKAENFDPEQLVGLLAEGGAGYLVLTTKHHDGVCLWDAPETGDRNTVRRGPKRDLVGAYAQACRNHGVRFGTYYSGGLDWFVRPTDPIGPHESWHFEGLRPLDAEYASYAASHLRDLIERYQPDVLWNDIEWPDAGKNFSSDGIGRVFEEYYAAHPDGVVNDRWNVPHADYLTSEYQHLLDSESAEAWENCRGLGLSFGYNQMEGPEHALLAPDAMKHLVDVVTRGGHLLLGVGPKADGTLPEWQEQIVRNIGRWTGPMAELLAELEPTKVKPDLELGDTWIRFGDWNGRMVAFVDADQPVPVPAGSQLLSPAWANLVETELTMDPDRPGPAVIQLP; encoded by the coding sequence GTGGCAAATGAGCAAATGGCTTCCGGAGCGGAAGCGGAGCGTTGGGCTGCGTTGAAGCACCCACTTCCAGACTGGTTCAACCGGACCAAGCTGGGCTATTTCATCCATTGGGGTCCATACTCTGTGCCGGCCTGGGGTGAACCCATTGCTGAACTAGGGACCATCCCCCCGGGCGAGTGGTACACCCACAATCCGTACGCTGAGTGGTACTACAACACCATCCGGATTCCGGGCAGCCCCGCGCAACAGCACCACCAGGAAGTGTATGGGGGAGCCCCCTACGACGACTTCTTGGATCAGTGGAAGGCAGAAAACTTCGACCCCGAGCAGTTAGTGGGCCTCCTGGCCGAAGGCGGTGCGGGGTACCTAGTTCTCACTACCAAGCATCACGACGGTGTTTGTCTGTGGGATGCGCCTGAAACTGGCGATCGGAACACGGTGCGCAGAGGCCCGAAGCGAGATCTGGTCGGCGCCTATGCGCAGGCGTGCCGGAATCACGGAGTTCGGTTTGGCACGTACTACTCAGGAGGGTTGGATTGGTTCGTGCGTCCCACCGATCCGATTGGGCCACATGAGTCATGGCACTTTGAGGGATTGCGGCCGTTGGACGCAGAGTACGCGAGCTATGCTGCCAGCCATCTGCGAGACCTAATTGAGCGGTATCAACCGGACGTGCTCTGGAACGACATTGAGTGGCCTGATGCTGGGAAGAACTTCAGCTCAGATGGAATTGGGCGGGTGTTTGAAGAGTATTACGCTGCTCACCCAGATGGCGTAGTAAACGACCGGTGGAATGTGCCTCATGCCGACTATCTGACCAGTGAGTACCAGCATCTGCTTGACTCTGAATCAGCTGAGGCCTGGGAGAACTGCCGGGGACTCGGCCTTTCGTTTGGATACAACCAGATGGAGGGGCCAGAGCATGCGCTTTTGGCACCCGACGCCATGAAGCACCTGGTGGATGTGGTCACGCGTGGAGGACACCTGCTGTTGGGTGTTGGGCCAAAAGCCGATGGCACGCTTCCGGAGTGGCAAGAACAGATCGTCCGCAACATTGGGCGTTGGACAGGGCCGATGGCTGAGCTCCTGGCTGAGTTGGAGCCAACCAAAGTGAAGCCGGACTTGGAACTGGGTGACACTTGGATCCGATTCGGAGACTGGAATGGGCGCATGGTGGCTTTTGTGGATGCCGATCAACCTGTTCCCGTTCCGGCTGGTTCACAGCTCCTCTCACCTGCTTGGGCGAACTTGGTGGAAACGGAGTTGACCATGGATCCGGATCGGCCGGGTCCGGCGGTCATTCAGCTGCCATAA
- a CDS encoding ABC transporter substrate-binding protein, whose product MKRTKIGLFATGFAVAAMALAGCGSGGSNDKPASDDANQSDSASEGGGESDSDTYIALVSKGFQHQFWQAVKAGADQAAEEFGVTVSFEGPDKETEVDKQIAMLETALAKNPSAIGLAALDSQSAIPLLEQAQAAGIPIIAFDSGVESDIPVTTVATDNHAAAAEAAKQMAEQINHKGEVAMVVHDQTSGSGQGRRDGFKDYMEENEPDITIVDIQYGNGDQATSADITKAMISSHPNLAGIYASNEGSAIGMVQGYKEAGKKAGDLVLIGFDSGKAQTDAIREGLMYGAVTQNPVGIGYETVKAAIAAINGETLEKTIDPGFYFYTKDNIDDEKIAAVLYE is encoded by the coding sequence ATGAAACGAACCAAGATCGGCCTCTTTGCCACTGGCTTCGCCGTTGCGGCCATGGCCCTCGCCGGGTGTGGCTCCGGAGGCAGCAACGACAAGCCCGCCTCGGACGACGCCAATCAGAGCGACAGTGCGTCCGAGGGCGGCGGAGAATCAGACTCCGACACCTACATCGCCCTGGTCTCCAAGGGCTTCCAGCACCAGTTCTGGCAGGCAGTGAAGGCTGGCGCCGATCAGGCGGCTGAAGAGTTCGGCGTCACGGTCTCCTTCGAGGGCCCGGACAAGGAAACTGAAGTCGACAAGCAGATTGCCATGCTTGAGACCGCGCTCGCCAAGAACCCGAGTGCAATCGGCCTGGCAGCCCTCGACTCGCAGTCCGCCATTCCCCTCCTGGAGCAGGCACAGGCAGCCGGGATTCCGATTATCGCCTTTGACTCCGGCGTCGAATCCGACATCCCGGTAACCACCGTCGCCACCGACAACCATGCCGCTGCGGCCGAGGCCGCCAAGCAGATGGCTGAGCAGATCAACCACAAGGGCGAGGTCGCCATGGTCGTCCACGACCAGACCTCCGGCTCCGGTCAGGGTCGTCGCGATGGGTTCAAGGACTACATGGAAGAGAACGAGCCTGACATCACGATCGTTGATATCCAGTACGGCAACGGCGACCAGGCCACGTCCGCAGATATCACCAAGGCCATGATTTCCTCCCACCCGAACCTGGCTGGCATCTACGCCTCCAACGAAGGCTCCGCCATCGGCATGGTCCAGGGTTACAAGGAAGCTGGCAAGAAGGCTGGCGACCTGGTCCTGATCGGCTTTGACTCCGGCAAGGCTCAGACCGACGCGATCCGAGAAGGCCTGATGTACGGCGCCGTGACCCAGAACCCGGTCGGCATCGGCTACGAGACGGTCAAGGCCGCCATCGCTGCCATCAACGGTGAGACCCTGGAGAAGACCATTGACCCGGGCTTCTACTTCTACACCAAGGACAACATCGACGACGAGAAGATCGCCGCTGTCCTCTACGAGTAG
- a CDS encoding ABC transporter permease: MSTAKLETSIDPKDKKTSRWTGSLQQMLALVSLIIITVVFSFMSPNFMTLSNITTILMAATVTGILSLGVTFVIVTGGIDLSVGTAMIFCGVMAGVFMTYWGWPLWLGIIATIAVGAIVGFLNGFAVAVLNIPPFIATLGMMMITQGLSLVISGTKPIYFNDTPGFADIMNVPIIPGTRIPLGVLIFILMMVFSWFVLSKTLLGRYTFAIGSNEKATALSGVNVTKWKIWIYTFSGLFIGLAGILQASRLNSAQPSGGMGLELQAIAAVVIGGTSLSGGKGSITGTVIGAMIMAVLTNGLRIITVPQEWQSVAVGLVILLAVYLDQSRRNKAN; this comes from the coding sequence ATGTCGACGGCCAAACTCGAGACTTCGATCGACCCGAAGGACAAGAAGACCAGCAGGTGGACCGGTTCACTCCAACAGATGCTGGCGTTAGTCTCGTTGATCATCATTACGGTGGTGTTCTCGTTCATGAGCCCCAACTTCATGACCCTGAGCAACATCACCACCATTCTGATGGCGGCCACGGTGACCGGGATCCTTTCCCTCGGCGTCACCTTCGTGATCGTCACCGGCGGAATCGACCTGTCAGTTGGGACCGCCATGATCTTCTGCGGCGTGATGGCCGGGGTGTTCATGACCTATTGGGGTTGGCCGCTCTGGCTCGGCATTATCGCCACCATCGCGGTCGGCGCTATCGTCGGCTTTCTCAACGGTTTCGCTGTAGCCGTGCTGAACATTCCACCGTTCATTGCCACCCTGGGCATGATGATGATTACGCAGGGCCTGTCCCTGGTCATTTCGGGCACCAAGCCGATCTACTTCAATGACACACCCGGGTTCGCCGACATCATGAACGTGCCGATTATCCCCGGGACTCGCATCCCCCTCGGCGTCCTGATCTTTATCCTGATGATGGTCTTCTCCTGGTTTGTCCTTTCTAAGACGCTGCTTGGACGCTACACCTTTGCAATTGGCTCGAACGAGAAGGCGACCGCCCTCTCCGGGGTCAACGTGACCAAGTGGAAAATCTGGATCTACACCTTCTCCGGTTTGTTTATCGGCCTGGCAGGCATTCTGCAGGCCTCACGCCTAAACTCGGCCCAGCCCTCTGGCGGGATGGGACTTGAGCTACAGGCCATTGCCGCTGTGGTTATCGGCGGCACGTCCCTTAGTGGCGGTAAGGGTTCCATCACCGGAACCGTGATCGGGGCCATGATCATGGCGGTCCTGACCAATGGTCTGCGGATCATCACCGTCCCCCAAGAATGGCAGTCAGTCGCAGTCGGCCTGGTAATCCTCCTGGCGGTCTACCTGGACCAGAGCCGACGCAACAAGGCCAACTAA